From the Pseudanabaena sp. FACHB-2040 genome, one window contains:
- the miaB gene encoding tRNA (N6-isopentenyl adenosine(37)-C2)-methylthiotransferase MiaB → MTASRRYHITTFGCQMNKADSERMAGILDAMGMEWAEDPNQADVILYNTCTIRDNAEQKVYSYLGRQAKRKQEEPALTLIVAGCVAQQEGESLLRRVPELDLVMGPQHANRLQDLLEQVFEGGQVVATDAVDILEDITKPRRDSAITAWVNVIYGCNERCTYCVVPSVRGVEQSRTPEAIRAEMEDLSCQGFKEVTLLGQNIDAYGRDLPGATAEGRHQHTFTDLLYFVHEVPGIDRIRFATSHPRYFTERLIRACAELPKVCEHFHIPFQSGDNDLLKAMARGYTHEKYRRIIHTIREYMPDASISADAIVGFPGETEQQFQNTLKLVEDIGFDLLNTAAYSPRPGTPAALWDNQLDETTKADRLQQLNHLVSIKAAERSQRYAGRIEEVLVEDANPKDPTQVMGRTRGNRLTFFKGDSTELKGRFAKVRITEVRPFSLTGELLSAADQSEISNPAVLAEV, encoded by the coding sequence ATGACTGCCTCTCGCCGCTACCACATCACCACCTTCGGCTGTCAGATGAACAAGGCCGACTCAGAACGGATGGCCGGAATCTTAGATGCAATGGGCATGGAGTGGGCCGAAGACCCTAACCAGGCCGACGTCATTCTCTACAACACCTGCACCATTCGCGATAATGCTGAGCAAAAGGTTTATTCCTATCTGGGGCGGCAGGCCAAGCGCAAGCAGGAAGAGCCGGCGCTAACGCTAATTGTGGCAGGCTGTGTGGCTCAGCAAGAAGGTGAGTCGCTGCTACGGCGGGTGCCCGAACTAGATCTAGTCATGGGGCCACAGCACGCCAACCGCCTGCAAGATCTGCTAGAGCAAGTGTTCGAGGGCGGCCAAGTGGTTGCGACCGATGCCGTTGATATTCTCGAAGACATCACCAAGCCCCGCCGCGATAGCGCCATTACAGCCTGGGTAAACGTGATCTACGGCTGCAACGAGCGCTGCACCTACTGTGTAGTACCTAGCGTGCGCGGTGTTGAGCAATCGCGCACGCCAGAGGCCATTCGAGCCGAGATGGAAGACCTGAGCTGTCAGGGCTTTAAAGAAGTGACGCTGCTAGGCCAAAATATCGATGCCTACGGTCGAGACTTGCCCGGCGCTACGGCTGAGGGACGGCATCAGCACACCTTCACCGATCTGCTCTACTTCGTCCACGAGGTGCCCGGCATCGATCGCATCCGCTTTGCCACCAGCCATCCCCGCTATTTTACCGAGCGGTTAATCCGCGCCTGTGCCGAACTGCCAAAAGTGTGTGAGCACTTCCACATTCCCTTCCAGTCGGGCGACAATGACCTGCTCAAAGCTATGGCGCGGGGCTACACCCACGAAAAGTACCGCCGCATTATCCACACCATTCGGGAGTACATGCCGGACGCTTCGATTAGCGCCGATGCAATCGTCGGCTTCCCCGGCGAAACCGAGCAGCAGTTTCAAAACACGCTGAAGCTAGTAGAGGATATCGGCTTCGACTTGCTCAATACGGCAGCCTACTCACCCCGCCCCGGCACGCCCGCAGCCCTATGGGACAACCAGCTCGACGAAACGACCAAGGCCGATCGGCTACAGCAGCTCAACCACCTGGTTTCAATCAAAGCCGCAGAACGCTCCCAGCGCTACGCCGGACGCATTGAAGAAGTGCTGGTAGAAGATGCCAACCCCAAAGACCCCACTCAGGTGATGGGCCGTACACGAGGCAATCGTTTGACGTTCTTTAAGGGCGACTCGACTGAGCTAAAGGGCCGATTTGCTAAAGTCAGAATCACTGAGGTGCGCCCTTTCAGCCTAACGGGTGAACTGTTGAGCGCAGCAGATCAGTCTGAGATCTCCAACCCAGCAGTGCTGGCTGAAGTGTGA
- a CDS encoding branched-chain amino acid ABC transporter permease: MTDFFQLIFYGIVSGSILALGAIGVSLTFGILRFANFAHGDLMTIGAYFAFTLGVTLGLPFWLGFLVACGATALTAVVTDKLVFRKLRRRPPVILLISSFGIALIFRSLIQLVWGSNQLVYRQGIQRPVALAGLNLRPDQITIVLGAVGLMLGLHLFLQYTRTGKAMRAMADNVDLAKVTGIDTERVVTWTWVLGAIMACAAGVFLGLDTQINPVMGWRVLLPIFSATILGGIGSPYGAIAGGLVLGLASELSTLFISPEYKAAVAFAILVAMLIVRPTGLFGGR, from the coding sequence GTGACCGACTTTTTTCAGCTCATCTTTTATGGCATTGTGTCAGGGAGTATTTTGGCGCTGGGGGCTATCGGCGTTTCGCTGACCTTTGGAATTTTGCGATTTGCCAACTTTGCCCACGGCGACCTGATGACCATTGGGGCCTATTTTGCTTTCACCCTAGGGGTGACGCTAGGCTTGCCCTTCTGGCTGGGCTTCCTGGTGGCCTGCGGGGCAACAGCCCTGACGGCGGTCGTGACAGACAAGCTGGTGTTTCGCAAGCTGCGCCGTCGGCCGCCGGTGATTCTGCTGATTTCGTCCTTTGGCATTGCGCTAATTTTCCGCAGCCTGATTCAGTTGGTCTGGGGTTCTAACCAGCTGGTTTACCGGCAGGGCATTCAGCGCCCCGTGGCTTTGGCCGGGCTGAACCTCCGCCCCGATCAGATCACTATCGTGCTGGGAGCGGTTGGGCTAATGCTGGGGCTGCACCTGTTTCTGCAGTACACCAGAACCGGCAAAGCGATGCGGGCGATGGCCGATAATGTTGATCTGGCTAAGGTGACGGGCATTGATACGGAGCGAGTCGTCACCTGGACTTGGGTTTTGGGCGCGATTATGGCCTGTGCTGCAGGGGTGTTTTTAGGACTAGACACGCAGATTAACCCAGTGATGGGCTGGCGGGTGCTGCTCCCAATCTTTTCGGCCACGATTCTGGGCGGCATCGGCAGCCCCTATGGTGCGATCGCAGGTGGGTTGGTGCTGGGCTTGGCCTCTGAACTCTCGACTCTATTTATCTCCCCAGAGTATAAGGCTGCCGTTGCCTTTGCCATTCTGGTCGCTATGCTAATTGTGAGGCCCACAGGTCTCTTCGGGGGACGGTGA
- a CDS encoding branched-chain amino acid ABC transporter permease, producing the protein MINYLIFFLTLSSIYAVLSLGLNIQWGYAGILNIGIGAFFAIGAYSSAIVTTPDSTNYLGGFDAPFIVGAIVAMAIAGLLAFLIGLVTVTLRSDYLAIATIGISEIVRLVLKNEAWLTNGVRGIAGIPDPWLAGTPLTFLILLVLVLALVFWISDRAYRAPWGRVLRAIREDEPATMAAGKNVLSFRLQAFVLGSMVMGLAGALYAHFVGFISPEAFQPEFATFIVWVMLIAGGSGNTRGAILGAFAIWGIWSGTEILTSNVLPPDWITRASALRLLLIGVLLQIILLARPEGLLPEQPPQPIDPDKPRRWRIRG; encoded by the coding sequence ATGATTAACTATCTAATTTTCTTTCTGACTCTATCTAGCATCTACGCCGTGCTCTCTTTGGGCCTAAATATTCAGTGGGGCTATGCTGGCATTCTCAATATCGGCATTGGCGCATTTTTTGCCATAGGTGCCTACTCTAGCGCGATTGTAACTACGCCTGACAGCACCAACTACCTGGGTGGCTTTGATGCCCCTTTTATTGTGGGGGCTATCGTGGCGATGGCGATTGCTGGGCTGCTGGCCTTTTTAATTGGCCTGGTCACGGTGACGCTGAGATCGGACTATCTTGCGATCGCAACTATCGGCATCTCCGAAATCGTCCGATTAGTGCTCAAGAATGAAGCCTGGCTGACCAATGGTGTTCGCGGTATTGCAGGCATCCCCGATCCCTGGCTGGCCGGTACGCCACTGACGTTTTTGATTCTGCTGGTGCTGGTGCTGGCCCTTGTCTTTTGGATTAGCGATCGCGCCTATCGGGCTCCCTGGGGCCGGGTGCTGCGGGCCATTCGAGAAGACGAACCGGCCACTATGGCAGCCGGTAAAAACGTCTTGAGCTTCCGGCTACAGGCCTTTGTCTTGGGATCGATGGTGATGGGCCTGGCCGGTGCCCTCTATGCTCACTTCGTCGGCTTTATTAGTCCCGAAGCCTTTCAGCCCGAATTTGCCACCTTTATTGTCTGGGTCATGCTGATTGCAGGCGGCAGCGGCAACACCCGAGGAGCCATTTTAGGAGCCTTCGCTATCTGGGGCATTTGGTCGGGCACCGAAATACTTACCTCTAATGTGTTGCCCCCTGACTGGATTACCCGGGCCAGCGCCCTACGGCTGCTGCTAATCGGTGTGCTGCTGCAAATTATTCTGCTGGCTCGCCCTGAAGGGCTCTTGCCAGAGCAGCCGCCTCAGCCAATCGATCCCGACAAACCCCGTCGCTGGCGCATTCGCGGCTAG
- a CDS encoding YggT family protein encodes MSHSDRPSDRDRAYSSDQPPAYNYEIAQQRMRQESQEREYQRLRFEEDQFARARRRAIVHRIIWGITYLVGALQILLGLRFLLRLTAANPDNTFAGFIYSLSQPFVAPFSTLFISPTFDGNTHIFDVNILVAMIAYLVLALLAIWLVRILSNR; translated from the coding sequence GTGAGTCACTCTGATCGTCCGTCCGATCGCGATCGCGCCTATTCGTCAGACCAGCCTCCTGCCTACAACTACGAGATAGCTCAGCAGCGAATGCGCCAGGAATCTCAGGAGCGCGAGTACCAGCGGCTGCGGTTTGAAGAAGATCAGTTTGCTAGAGCCCGTCGCCGAGCTATTGTTCATAGAATCATTTGGGGCATTACCTATCTGGTAGGAGCCCTGCAAATTCTGCTGGGGTTGCGCTTTTTACTGCGCTTGACCGCCGCCAACCCCGACAACACCTTTGCAGGCTTTATTTACAGTCTGTCGCAGCCCTTCGTAGCGCCCTTCTCCACCCTATTTATCAGCCCAACCTTCGACGGCAACACTCACATCTTCGATGTGAATATTTTGGTGGCGATGATCGCTTACTTGGTGCTGGCCCTGCTCGCGATCTGGCTAGTGCGCATACTGAGCAACCGATAG
- a CDS encoding Npun_F5749 family FMN-dependent PPOX-type flavoprotein, translating to MTLAPWRSSLARALHRNRSRPYSRYLQLATLRSNGRPANRTVVFRGFMQDSNTLTLITDARSEKVGHIAHQPWAEACWYFTETREQYRLTGTLLLINASYPDAVLQTARQQTWESLSEAARAQFTWPASGQTRDSQSAFEAPAPHPSIPLESFCLLLLLPVEVDHLELRGDPQTRTHYRFVEPEQWVVESINP from the coding sequence ATGACCCTGGCTCCCTGGCGTTCTTCTCTGGCCCGTGCCCTACATCGCAACCGCAGTCGGCCTTACAGCCGCTATCTGCAGCTAGCTACTCTTCGGTCCAACGGCAGGCCCGCTAACCGCACTGTGGTGTTTAGAGGGTTCATGCAGGACAGCAATACCCTCACTTTAATCACCGACGCCCGTAGCGAGAAGGTGGGCCACATAGCCCACCAACCCTGGGCCGAGGCCTGCTGGTACTTTACCGAAACCCGTGAACAGTATCGCCTTACCGGCACGCTGCTGTTGATCAATGCCTCCTACCCAGATGCAGTTCTGCAAACAGCCCGGCAGCAGACCTGGGAGAGTTTGTCAGAAGCGGCCCGTGCCCAGTTTACTTGGCCTGCCTCTGGCCAGACCCGCGACTCGCAAAGTGCTTTTGAAGCCCCTGCGCCGCATCCTTCTATCCCGCTGGAGTCATTTTGTCTGCTGCTGCTGCTGCCAGTAGAGGTCGATCATCTGGAGCTTAGAGGAGATCCTCAAACTAGAACGCACTACCGTTTTGTGGAGCCGGAGCAGTGGGTGGTTGAGTCGATTAATCCGTGA
- a CDS encoding helix-turn-helix transcriptional regulator → MGRSGRVRLKIRELAEERGITIKEIADRAGVNYNTVKSYARLPTVNTADLSALYKIAKAFDIAIEDLIELVED, encoded by the coding sequence ATGGGACGATCAGGAAGAGTTAGGCTGAAAATTCGAGAACTTGCAGAAGAGCGAGGGATTACGATCAAGGAAATCGCTGATCGTGCTGGCGTTAATTACAATACCGTCAAGAGCTATGCACGGCTTCCTACAGTGAACACTGCTGATTTATCAGCGCTGTACAAAATTGCTAAGGCTTTTGACATTGCGATCGAAGACCTGATCGAGTTGGTCGAGGATTAA
- a CDS encoding acyl-CoA thioesterase: protein MAPIYQYEFVVPTEVIDENNHINNVAYVQWMQDVAIAHSNHVGGTQATQQVGATWVARSHQIEYLRPGFAGDRIRILTWIADFRKARSRRKYKFLRLEDNIVLAPGETDWVFIDSKTGRPRSVPEAVLSCYEILTEAEP from the coding sequence ATGGCTCCGATTTACCAGTACGAGTTCGTCGTGCCCACCGAGGTCATCGACGAAAACAACCATATCAACAACGTTGCCTATGTGCAGTGGATGCAGGATGTTGCGATCGCACATTCCAACCATGTTGGCGGCACCCAGGCCACGCAGCAGGTTGGGGCCACCTGGGTAGCTCGCTCCCATCAGATTGAGTATCTCCGGCCTGGATTCGCAGGCGATCGCATCCGCATTCTCACCTGGATAGCCGATTTTCGCAAAGCCCGTTCACGCCGCAAGTACAAATTCCTGCGCCTGGAAGACAACATCGTCTTAGCGCCAGGAGAAACCGATTGGGTATTTATTGACAGCAAGACAGGACGGCCTCGATCAGTTCCAGAAGCCGTCCTGTCTTGTTACGAAATCCTGACAGAAGCAGAACCTTAA
- a CDS encoding FAD-dependent oxidoreductase has product MAAIGEEKRKVVVVGAGWAGLGSTYHLAKQGYDVTLLEAGPYPGGLVAGWQTAGGRSVEAGIHGFWYPYRNIFSLTDELKIQPFTPWTQSSQYSPHGLEVESPLFQAMPYLPSPLGTFLYTRFQRLPLVDRLSALPLLYAVVDFDNSREAWQRYDAITARELFKQYGVSARLYKESFEPMLLVGLFAPGEQCSAAAALGMLYYFILAHQPDFDVRWCRGTVGEQIFRPWVQQIEQAGGRILANHRVTDVIEGLENQITAVVCGDETFEADAVIFAVGITGMKKIAASSPALRRRSEFRNLSNLGAVDVLATRLWFDRKVHITHPSNACFGFHPTTGWTFFDLNALHDEYRDEPGSVIEVDFYHANQLLNLDDEELIPLVQRDLAGCIPGFRQAQVVDAGVVRLPQAVSHFAPGSYRYLLPGITPFKNAFMSGDWIDTRHGSWSQEKAYVTGLEAANQVIATLGQGQPASILPIIPDEPHIQLARGVNRGLRSLLHQSLPAFWLP; this is encoded by the coding sequence ATGGCTGCAATCGGGGAAGAAAAGCGCAAAGTGGTGGTTGTGGGGGCGGGTTGGGCCGGCTTGGGCTCTACTTACCACTTAGCCAAACAGGGCTACGACGTGACGCTGCTAGAAGCAGGTCCCTATCCGGGCGGGCTAGTGGCGGGGTGGCAAACTGCCGGAGGCCGTTCTGTAGAAGCGGGCATCCACGGATTTTGGTACCCCTACCGCAACATTTTTTCGCTGACCGACGAACTGAAGATTCAGCCCTTTACGCCCTGGACTCAGTCTTCTCAATATTCGCCTCACGGCCTAGAGGTTGAGTCGCCGCTGTTCCAGGCTATGCCCTATCTGCCTAGCCCATTAGGAACGTTTCTCTATACCCGCTTTCAGCGGCTGCCTCTGGTAGATCGGCTCTCAGCCCTGCCCCTGCTCTATGCTGTCGTGGACTTCGACAACTCCCGCGAAGCTTGGCAGCGCTACGACGCGATTACGGCCCGCGAACTGTTTAAGCAATATGGGGTATCAGCTCGGCTCTACAAAGAATCTTTTGAGCCGATGCTGCTAGTGGGCCTGTTTGCCCCAGGGGAGCAGTGCTCTGCCGCTGCCGCTTTGGGCATGCTCTACTACTTTATCTTGGCCCACCAGCCTGACTTTGACGTGCGCTGGTGCCGGGGTACGGTGGGTGAGCAGATTTTTCGCCCCTGGGTGCAGCAGATCGAGCAGGCCGGGGGCCGCATTCTGGCTAACCACCGCGTTACCGACGTGATCGAGGGTTTAGAAAACCAGATTACAGCAGTGGTCTGCGGCGACGAGACGTTTGAGGCCGATGCCGTGATCTTTGCCGTAGGCATTACCGGCATGAAGAAGATTGCCGCTAGCAGTCCAGCCCTGCGCCGCCGCTCAGAGTTCCGGAATCTCAGTAACCTGGGCGCGGTGGATGTGCTGGCGACCCGTCTTTGGTTTGACCGCAAAGTTCACATTACCCATCCTTCCAATGCCTGCTTTGGCTTTCATCCCACTACTGGCTGGACTTTCTTTGATCTCAATGCCCTTCACGATGAGTACCGAGATGAGCCCGGTTCGGTGATTGAGGTGGACTTTTACCACGCCAATCAGCTGCTTAATCTAGATGATGAGGAATTGATCCCCTTGGTGCAGCGGGATTTAGCTGGCTGTATTCCGGGCTTTCGTCAGGCTCAGGTGGTAGATGCTGGTGTGGTGCGACTGCCTCAGGCCGTGAGCCATTTTGCGCCGGGCAGCTACCGCTACCTGTTGCCGGGGATCACGCCTTTTAAGAACGCCTTTATGAGCGGCGACTGGATCGACACCCGTCACGGCTCTTGGTCGCAGGAAAAAGCCTATGTTACGGGTCTAGAGGCGGCTAACCAGGTAATCGCAACGCTGGGGCAGGGGCAACCGGCCTCCATCTTGCCCATTATTCCTGATGAGCCTCACATTCAGCTAGCCCGTGGTGTGAATCGGGGGTTGCGATCGCTCCTCCACCAGAGCCTACCCGCTTTTTGGCTGCCTTAA
- the cysE gene encoding serine O-acetyltransferase, with translation MRLFQEAMAVFKTLVKDFRIVFERDPAARSWLEVLTCYPGFHALVFHRVSHWLWALGLPFVPRLISHLARFLTGIEIHPGATIGSGVFIDHGMGVVIGETAIVGDYALIYQGVTLGGTGKESGKRHPTLGDNVVVGAGAKVLGNIQIGHNVRIGAGSVVLREVPSDCTVVGVPGRIVFRSGERVDALEHGRLPDSEAQVIRALVDRIEALEQQVGDLQPPAEQPIFVIASASTELREALTPASCRIKDRVIEEFLDGSGI, from the coding sequence ATGCGCCTATTCCAAGAGGCTATGGCTGTGTTTAAAACCCTGGTAAAAGACTTTCGCATCGTCTTTGAGCGTGACCCCGCCGCGCGCAGTTGGTTAGAGGTACTAACCTGTTACCCAGGTTTTCATGCGCTGGTTTTTCACCGGGTTAGCCACTGGCTCTGGGCTCTGGGCCTACCCTTTGTGCCCCGCCTGATCTCCCATTTGGCCCGCTTCCTAACGGGCATTGAGATCCACCCAGGGGCCACCATTGGCAGCGGGGTGTTTATTGACCACGGCATGGGCGTGGTAATTGGTGAAACAGCCATCGTTGGAGACTACGCTCTGATCTACCAGGGCGTAACTTTGGGCGGTACAGGTAAAGAAAGCGGCAAGCGCCACCCCACCCTGGGAGACAATGTCGTCGTCGGAGCGGGTGCCAAAGTCCTTGGCAACATTCAAATTGGTCACAACGTTCGCATTGGGGCTGGGTCAGTTGTGCTGCGAGAGGTGCCCTCTGACTGCACAGTAGTAGGGGTGCCGGGTCGCATCGTCTTTCGCTCAGGAGAGCGAGTGGATGCGCTGGAGCACGGTCGTCTGCCCGACTCAGAAGCCCAGGTAATTCGCGCTTTGGTTGACCGCATTGAGGCTCTAGAGCAACAGGTTGGAGATTTGCAGCCCCCAGCAGAGCAGCCCATCTTCGTAATCGCCAGCGCTTCCACAGAACTGCGCGAAGCCCTTACACCAGCTAGCTGCCGGATCAAAGACCGCGTTATCGAAGAGTTTCTCGACGGCTCTGGCATTTAG
- a CDS encoding DUF3303 family protein — translation MLFMVIERFKDNDMLPIYQQIRDEGRLFPEGLKYIDSWVEPNFSRCFQLMECDDLSLFQEWILKWCGSGATFEIVPVMTSKATQEVVAPLLDSL, via the coding sequence ATGCTGTTCATGGTCATTGAGCGATTCAAGGACAATGACATGCTGCCAATCTATCAGCAAATTCGTGATGAAGGAAGACTGTTTCCCGAAGGCTTGAAATACATTGACAGTTGGGTAGAACCAAACTTCAGCAGATGTTTTCAGCTCATGGAATGTGACGACCTTAGCTTATTTCAGGAATGGATTTTGAAGTGGTGTGGTTCGGGAGCAACTTTTGAAATTGTTCCAGTCATGACCAGCAAAGCAACTCAAGAAGTTGTTGCCCCATTACTCGATAGCCTATAG
- the pdeM gene encoding ligase-associated DNA damage response endonuclease PdeM, with protein MGQTQGYMQEIVVDQLRLQLLPEKAVYVEEMRSLLVSDLHLGKSETFQSYGLPVSNQVNQATLQRLEQACNQVKPDYLWILGDLFHAQEGLVDEVIDGWLKFLHRTQVTAHLVLGNHDRPLPDLFNQLTLVCFTEAVITNGLILSHEPYPSASQLNICGHIHPCVRLKSRLDTLRLPCFYWEPHRKRLTLPSFGDFTGGYEVPFSRQAIAYVIAEDQVLPLLP; from the coding sequence ATGGGACAGACGCAGGGGTACATGCAGGAAATTGTGGTGGACCAGCTGCGGCTGCAGCTCCTGCCGGAGAAGGCTGTGTATGTAGAGGAGATGCGATCGCTTCTCGTCTCCGACCTCCACCTGGGCAAGTCTGAGACCTTTCAAAGCTACGGCCTACCCGTTTCTAATCAAGTTAATCAGGCGACGCTGCAGCGCTTAGAGCAAGCCTGCAACCAGGTCAAGCCTGATTACCTCTGGATCCTAGGCGATCTATTTCATGCTCAAGAAGGGCTAGTAGATGAGGTGATTGACGGTTGGCTCAAGTTCCTGCACCGCACCCAGGTGACTGCGCATCTAGTCCTGGGTAACCACGACCGCCCCCTACCCGACCTCTTTAACCAGCTCACGCTAGTTTGTTTTACCGAAGCGGTTATAACCAACGGCCTGATTCTCAGCCACGAACCCTACCCGAGCGCTAGCCAACTCAACATCTGCGGCCATATCCACCCCTGCGTACGGCTGAAGTCGAGGTTAGATACCCTACGGCTGCCCTGCTTCTACTGGGAGCCCCACCGCAAACGGCTAACGCTGCCCTCCTTTGGCGACTTCACTGGCGGCTATGAGGTGCCCTTCTCTCGTCAAGCCATAGCCTATGTGATAGCCGAAGATCAAGTACTGCCGCTACTTCCCTAA
- a CDS encoding tetratricopeptide repeat protein yields MPGASISVPHNLPHQGTARFIGRGQALQRLRHELQHGGRVTIAPTDYSSGIGKTELALQYAQTYWSEYPGGICWINAQVGRIEEQVLEFVKYQLELEPPSTLAGSVLTLPQQLDWCWQHWRPDERVLIVIDEATDLATCRRVLLPQANQFHIIVTSLEPDLVPRSSTLILEGLSPTTSLQLLYPDKVATSLENTAATKAAAALCQWSAQLPLTLKLLAAYLAQPPKPSPAQVQAQLDLIERHQAQNVGYSVHFREMAGSRLRAVLELIWAVLEPETQSAACLLSLFAPEAIPLDPAEWALQGITGENYCIRPSLEQLQSFALLEPAQAPVPALSLHPLIRTFFREKLALGAESIIPQQILERALAATLAGIARAIPQELTPEMTVALSPISGHLAEVVQHHPNRLSDENLIWPFIGLGRFYQSQGLFSLAEPWWQACLVATQQRFGETHPDVAFSLNNLALIYRHRGYVEKAEAFYQQFIEKISQLFKEEHPTRATGLNNLAALYRSLGRLEEAEMLYQKALVEEHPPENDHLSVVTSLNNLADLYRCQGRCSEAEPLYQKALAMAQRLLGSEHAVVATCLNNLAQLYCAQKRYKEAEALHTQVLNMRRRLFGKEHVAIATSLNNLAELYRIQERYRKAESLYTQSLEMIRRISGEEHPTFASGLNNLGVLYARLRRFDQAINLLQQALTKQLQLLGESHPDTQRTLHNLDNVRAAKRQKKWVR; encoded by the coding sequence ATGCCAGGTGCCTCTATCTCCGTTCCCCACAACCTTCCGCATCAAGGTACAGCCCGTTTCATTGGCCGCGGCCAAGCCCTACAGAGGCTGCGGCATGAGCTGCAGCACGGAGGGCGAGTCACAATTGCTCCAACCGACTACTCATCCGGTATTGGCAAAACAGAACTGGCGCTTCAATATGCCCAAACTTATTGGAGCGAATACCCTGGCGGTATTTGCTGGATTAACGCTCAGGTGGGCCGCATTGAGGAACAGGTGCTTGAGTTTGTTAAATACCAGCTAGAGCTAGAACCGCCTTCGACGTTGGCAGGATCTGTGCTCACTCTGCCGCAGCAGTTAGACTGGTGCTGGCAGCACTGGCGACCAGACGAGCGGGTGCTGATTGTTATTGATGAAGCGACTGACTTGGCAACCTGCCGCAGAGTTTTACTGCCGCAGGCAAATCAGTTTCATATTATTGTGACGAGTCTTGAGCCAGATTTGGTTCCTCGCAGCTCTACCCTAATTTTAGAAGGGCTATCGCCCACCACCTCTCTCCAGCTCCTCTACCCTGATAAAGTCGCAACCTCCCTAGAAAATACAGCGGCAACGAAAGCGGCAGCAGCTCTTTGTCAGTGGTCAGCCCAGCTTCCCCTGACCCTCAAGCTGTTAGCAGCATACCTAGCCCAACCGCCAAAGCCCTCTCCTGCTCAAGTTCAGGCACAGCTAGATTTAATTGAGCGACACCAAGCCCAGAATGTTGGCTATAGCGTTCATTTTCGGGAGATGGCCGGCTCTAGATTGAGAGCTGTTTTGGAGTTAATCTGGGCGGTTCTAGAACCTGAAACTCAGAGTGCGGCTTGCCTGCTAAGCCTCTTTGCGCCAGAGGCCATTCCTCTCGACCCAGCTGAATGGGCTCTGCAGGGAATAACTGGCGAGAACTACTGTATTCGCCCGTCTCTTGAGCAGCTCCAATCCTTTGCTTTGCTAGAGCCCGCTCAGGCCCCTGTACCCGCACTATCGCTGCATCCGTTGATTAGAACATTCTTCCGCGAAAAGCTAGCGCTCGGCGCAGAATCAATCATTCCACAGCAGATTTTGGAGCGGGCCCTAGCTGCCACTTTGGCTGGGATTGCCCGCGCAATTCCTCAGGAGTTGACGCCTGAGATGACGGTGGCACTATCCCCGATCTCAGGCCATTTAGCTGAAGTCGTTCAGCACCATCCCAATCGGTTGAGTGATGAAAATTTGATTTGGCCTTTTATTGGGTTGGGTCGGTTTTACCAAAGCCAAGGGCTTTTTAGCTTGGCTGAACCCTGGTGGCAGGCTTGTTTGGTAGCGACCCAACAGCGGTTTGGGGAAACCCACCCAGATGTGGCTTTTAGCTTGAATAACTTAGCGCTGATTTACAGGCACCGGGGCTACGTCGAGAAGGCAGAAGCTTTTTACCAGCAGTTTATCGAGAAGATTAGCCAGCTATTTAAGGAAGAGCACCCAACCCGGGCTACAGGGCTAAACAATTTGGCTGCCCTCTATCGCTCCCTGGGGCGCTTAGAAGAAGCTGAAATGCTGTACCAGAAGGCTCTTGTAGAAGAGCATCCACCCGAAAACGATCATCTTTCAGTAGTTACCAGTCTGAACAATTTGGCTGATCTCTACCGCTGCCAAGGACGCTGCAGCGAAGCTGAGCCCCTGTACCAAAAAGCTCTGGCGATGGCTCAGCGACTGCTTGGCAGCGAGCATGCTGTTGTTGCTACTTGCTTGAACAACTTGGCTCAACTCTACTGTGCCCAAAAGCGCTACAAAGAAGCCGAAGCTCTGCATACGCAGGTGCTCAATATGAGGCGGCGACTGTTTGGAAAAGAACATGTTGCGATCGCAACTAGTCTAAACAATCTAGCAGAGCTCTATCGGATTCAGGAGCGCTATCGCAAAGCGGAAAGCTTATACACCCAGTCGCTAGAGATGATCAGGCGAATTTCAGGAGAGGAGCATCCAACTTTTGCCAGTGGTCTAAATAATCTGGGCGTTCTCTATGCCCGTTTGAGGCGTTTTGACCAGGCGATTAACCTACTGCAACAGGCCCTGACAAAACAACTGCAGCTACTGGGGGAGTCTCACCCAGATACTCAACGAACCCTGCATAACTTAGACAACGTGCGAGCGGCTAAGCGGCAAAAAAAATGGGTGAGGTAG